The Cupriavidus nantongensis genome has a segment encoding these proteins:
- a CDS encoding VacJ family lipoprotein, which yields MPVPLRLTTLATATIAATMLAGCATGPQASPDDPLEPMNRAIFTVNDKLDQYVAVPVAKGYKAVTPEPVRTAVSNFYSNLADIGNFANNLLQGKGVAAAESFMRVAMNSVLGLGGLIDIATPAGLPKHSQDFGLTLGTWGVASGPYLVLPLFGPSSLRDGAGLYVNFWFDPTTYAEPAVRNSVYGMNVVDVRTNLLGATDLLKLAALDKYAFVRDAYLQRRRYLLGQNTALPDYGDDEDAGAEPVPATPAAPAAPAGTPAPAQPQAPR from the coding sequence ATGCCTGTTCCGCTTCGCCTCACGACGCTCGCCACCGCCACCATCGCCGCGACCATGCTCGCGGGCTGCGCCACCGGCCCGCAAGCCAGTCCGGACGATCCGCTGGAGCCGATGAACCGCGCCATCTTCACCGTCAACGACAAGCTGGACCAGTATGTCGCGGTGCCGGTGGCCAAGGGCTACAAGGCGGTCACGCCCGAGCCGGTGCGCACGGCGGTCAGCAATTTCTATTCGAACCTCGCGGACATCGGCAACTTTGCCAACAACCTGCTGCAGGGCAAGGGCGTGGCGGCGGCGGAGAGCTTTATGCGGGTGGCGATGAATTCCGTGCTGGGCCTGGGCGGGCTGATCGATATCGCCACGCCGGCGGGGCTGCCGAAGCACTCGCAGGACTTCGGGCTGACGCTGGGCACATGGGGCGTGGCGTCAGGGCCCTACCTGGTGCTGCCGCTGTTCGGCCCCAGCTCTTTGCGCGACGGCGCGGGCCTGTATGTGAATTTCTGGTTCGATCCCACCACCTATGCCGAGCCGGCGGTGCGCAACTCGGTGTACGGGATGAACGTGGTCGACGTGCGCACCAACCTGCTGGGCGCGACCGACCTGCTCAAGCTGGCGGCGCTGGACAAGTACGCCTTTGTGCGCGACGCGTACCTGCAGCGGCGGCGCTACCTGCTCGGCCAGAACACCGCGTTGCCAGACTACGGCGATGACGAGGACGCCGGCGCGGAGCCGGTGCCGGCCACGCCCGCCGCACCGGCAGCCCCCGCCGGCACGCCGGCGCCCGCACAGCCGCAGGCGCCGCGCTGA
- a CDS encoding MMPL family transporter, giving the protein MLTSLLTRIVRLATAWPWRVILLAALLTAASGIYVARNFAINTDIGRLLDSDEPWALRDEAIATAFPQRGQMILAVVQAPAAELADAAADALAEALRRQPARFTAVSQPGGGAFFARNGLLFAGTGEVNQLTQQLTQARPLLNALAHDPTLRGLSDVLTTTLALPLQMGQVRLGDMAGLLGSSARTLDQVLAGKPAALSWAGLLDDSLKPGPDGQVYRYVALSPVLDYSDLKAGAAAARAIRLAADELQLAQRYQASVRLTGPQALADDEFASVSDGAVLNGVLTVLAVVLILWLALRSARLIVAVLASLFAGLLVTAALGLAMVGALNMISVAFAVLFVGLGVDFGIQFGVRYRAERHDRDHIVDALGLAARGVGAPLALAAAATAAAFFCFLPTDYRGVAELGLIAGVGMMVAFATTFTLLPALIAVLRPGGESASPGFAWLAPADRFFDRYRKPVLLVTLLAILAGAPLLPHLRFDFDPLHLKDPQSESMATLLSLQDAPQAGTDDVSVLAPSLPAAHALAGQLAALPEVARAVTLQSFIPDEQPPKLQAIGQASAALMPVLTQTPAAPATDSARVNALRNAARQLAIAADEHPGPGAAEAAHLSATLKKLAAADAPVRDRAERAIALPLQLALARLKLALTPQPVSQQTLPPELVRDWIASDGRALVNVSPRLPPPSSAQREAALARFIAAVQRVAPAATGGPISIRGSADTIMSAFAQAGAWAVLSITILLWITLRRFGDVLRTLIPLLVSAIVTLELCVVFGIALNFANVIALPLPLLLGVGVAFKIYYVIAWRHGKTQLLQSSLTHAVLYSAATTAVAFGSLWLSQHPGTASMGKLLALALACTLVGAVFFQPILMGRPRDDVQEGGHQGPDQPARP; this is encoded by the coding sequence GTCCGGCTTGCCACCGCCTGGCCGTGGCGCGTCATCCTGCTGGCGGCACTGCTGACAGCCGCCAGCGGCATCTATGTGGCGCGCAACTTTGCCATCAACACCGACATCGGCCGCCTGCTGGATTCCGACGAGCCCTGGGCGCTGCGCGACGAGGCCATCGCCACGGCCTTTCCGCAACGCGGCCAGATGATCCTGGCAGTGGTGCAGGCTCCGGCCGCGGAGCTGGCCGATGCCGCCGCCGATGCGCTGGCCGAAGCCTTGCGCCGGCAGCCGGCACGTTTCACCGCGGTCAGCCAGCCGGGCGGCGGGGCATTTTTCGCGCGCAACGGCCTGCTGTTCGCCGGCACCGGTGAAGTCAACCAGCTGACGCAGCAGCTGACGCAGGCGCGCCCGCTGCTCAACGCCCTCGCGCACGACCCGACGCTGCGCGGCCTGTCCGATGTGCTCACCACCACGCTGGCGCTGCCGCTGCAGATGGGGCAGGTCAGGCTGGGCGACATGGCCGGGCTGCTGGGCAGCAGCGCACGCACGCTGGACCAGGTGCTGGCCGGCAAGCCCGCCGCGCTGTCGTGGGCGGGACTGCTCGACGACAGCCTCAAGCCCGGCCCCGACGGCCAGGTCTACCGCTACGTCGCGCTCAGCCCGGTGCTCGACTACAGCGACCTCAAGGCCGGCGCCGCGGCCGCGCGCGCGATCCGCCTCGCCGCGGACGAACTGCAGCTGGCGCAGCGCTACCAGGCCTCGGTGCGCCTGACCGGGCCGCAGGCGCTGGCCGACGATGAGTTCGCCTCGGTCAGCGATGGCGCCGTGCTCAACGGCGTGCTCACGGTGCTGGCGGTGGTGCTGATCCTGTGGCTGGCGCTGCGTTCGGCGCGCCTGATCGTGGCGGTGCTGGCGAGCCTGTTCGCCGGACTGCTGGTCACCGCCGCGCTGGGACTGGCCATGGTCGGCGCGCTCAACATGATCTCGGTGGCGTTCGCGGTGCTGTTCGTCGGGCTGGGCGTGGACTTCGGCATCCAGTTCGGCGTGCGCTACCGCGCCGAGCGCCATGACCGCGACCATATCGTCGATGCGCTGGGGCTGGCCGCGCGCGGCGTCGGCGCGCCGCTGGCGCTGGCCGCCGCGGCCACGGCGGCGGCGTTCTTCTGCTTCCTGCCCACCGACTACCGCGGCGTGGCCGAGCTGGGCCTGATCGCCGGCGTCGGCATGATGGTGGCGTTCGCGACCACTTTCACGCTGCTGCCAGCGCTGATTGCGGTGCTCAGGCCCGGCGGCGAATCCGCGTCGCCGGGCTTTGCCTGGCTGGCGCCGGCGGACCGCTTCTTCGACCGCTACCGCAAACCCGTGCTGCTGGTAACGCTGCTCGCCATCCTCGCGGGCGCGCCGCTGCTGCCGCACCTGCGCTTCGACTTCGACCCGCTGCACCTGAAGGATCCGCAGTCCGAATCGATGGCGACGCTGCTGTCGCTGCAGGACGCGCCGCAGGCCGGCACCGACGATGTCAGCGTGCTGGCGCCGTCGCTGCCGGCCGCGCACGCGCTGGCGGGACAGCTCGCGGCGCTGCCCGAAGTCGCGCGCGCGGTCACGCTGCAGAGCTTTATTCCCGACGAGCAGCCGCCCAAGCTGCAGGCCATCGGCCAGGCCTCGGCCGCGCTGATGCCAGTGCTGACGCAGACCCCCGCCGCGCCCGCCACCGACAGCGCCCGGGTCAACGCGCTGCGCAACGCCGCGCGACAGCTTGCCATCGCCGCCGACGAGCACCCCGGCCCCGGCGCCGCCGAAGCCGCGCACCTGTCCGCGACGCTGAAGAAGCTGGCCGCAGCCGATGCGCCCGTGCGCGACCGCGCCGAGCGCGCCATCGCCCTGCCGCTGCAGCTGGCCCTGGCAAGACTGAAGCTGGCGCTGACGCCGCAACCGGTCAGCCAGCAGACGCTGCCGCCCGAGCTGGTGCGCGACTGGATCGCCTCGGACGGGCGCGCGCTGGTCAATGTCAGCCCCAGGCTGCCGCCGCCCTCCAGCGCGCAGCGCGAAGCAGCGCTGGCCCGCTTTATCGCCGCGGTGCAGCGCGTGGCGCCCGCCGCCACCGGCGGGCCGATCTCGATCCGCGGCTCGGCCGATACCATCATGAGCGCGTTTGCGCAGGCGGGGGCGTGGGCGGTGCTGTCGATCACCATCCTGCTGTGGATCACGCTGCGCCGCTTCGGCGACGTGCTGCGCACGCTGATCCCGCTGCTGGTGTCGGCCATCGTTACGCTGGAGCTGTGCGTGGTGTTCGGCATTGCGCTGAACTTCGCCAACGTGATCGCGCTGCCGCTGCCGCTGCTGCTGGGCGTGGGCGTCGCCTTCAAGATTTACTACGTGATTGCGTGGCGGCACGGCAAGACCCAGCTGCTGCAGTCCAGCCTGACGCACGCCGTGCTGTACAGCGCCGCCACCACCGCGGTCGCCTTCGGCAGCCTGTGGCTGTCGCAGCATCCCGGCACCGCCAGCATGGGCAAGCTGCTGGCGCTGGCGCTGGCCTGCACGCTGGTCGGCGCGGTGTTCTTCCAGCCGATCCTGATGGGCCGTCCGCGCGACGATGTCCAGGAAGGCGGCCATCAAGGACCTGACCAGCCGGCCCGCCCCTGA
- a CDS encoding DUF6644 family protein, which yields MPALFTAWTEWASTLARLPFAAALRSSAWAYPAVEIVHLAGMALLFGSIFVVDMRLAGLGRRIPVSLLLRHALPFTIGAFIAVAASGVLLFVAHADELAANPAFLAKLGLIVLALANVLWFHAGPGRSLHDRERGWDADAAPPAGARLNAILSMAAWLLVICAGRLIAYV from the coding sequence ATGCCGGCGCTGTTCACCGCCTGGACCGAATGGGCCAGCACGCTGGCGCGGCTGCCGTTCGCGGCGGCGCTGCGCAGTTCGGCATGGGCCTATCCCGCGGTGGAGATCGTCCACCTCGCCGGCATGGCGCTGCTGTTCGGCTCCATCTTCGTGGTCGACATGCGGCTGGCGGGGCTTGGCCGGCGGATACCGGTCAGCCTGCTGCTGCGCCATGCGCTGCCCTTCACCATCGGCGCCTTCATCGCCGTCGCGGCCAGCGGCGTGCTGCTGTTCGTGGCCCACGCCGACGAGCTGGCCGCCAACCCGGCGTTCCTCGCCAAGCTGGGCCTGATCGTGCTGGCGCTCGCCAATGTGCTGTGGTTCCACGCCGGACCAGGCCGCAGCCTGCATGACCGCGAGCGCGGCTGGGACGCCGACGCAGCGCCGCCCGCCGGCGCACGGCTGAATGCGATCCTGTCCATGGCCGCCTGGCTGCTGGTGATCTGCGCCGGACGGCTGATCGCCTATGTCTGA
- a CDS encoding tetratricopeptide repeat protein produces MALTDSRDLAVSTLNTRSVAQYETALRLLNGYYGDPLAVIDAALADDPGFAMGHALRAALMVTSGDGAAEPMLRQSVEAGEALHARANERERRHIAAARAWLDGDFERAVRCYGDIVIDYPRDLLALQTAHLGDFLLGQSTMLRDRVAQALPHWDAAMPGYGYVLGMHAFGLEETQLYERAEEAGRRALECQPRDPWAVHAVAHVMEMQGRTDDGIAWLEGRRQDWADDNMLAVHNWWHLALFLLEQDRTDEVLALYDRAISRPAPAIALDLVDASALLWRLHLRGVDVGRRWHAVADDWLGRGAAGYYAFNDVHAVMASLGAQRPAAADQVRAALERAALGNGTNAMMSREVGLPVADALIAFAQGDYAAAIELLMPVRLVAHRFGGSHAQRDVIGLTLLEAALRSGSGNLALALTAERAALKPVSASLRRLVQRADTCRAQP; encoded by the coding sequence ATGGCACTGACGGATTCCAGGGACCTCGCGGTCTCGACCCTGAACACGCGCTCGGTGGCGCAGTACGAGACCGCGCTGCGCCTGCTGAACGGCTACTACGGCGACCCGCTCGCCGTGATCGACGCGGCGCTGGCCGACGACCCCGGCTTCGCCATGGGCCACGCGCTGCGCGCCGCGCTGATGGTGACCTCCGGGGACGGCGCCGCCGAGCCCATGCTGCGCCAGAGCGTCGAGGCCGGCGAAGCGCTGCACGCCCGCGCCAACGAGCGCGAGCGCCGCCATATCGCCGCGGCGCGCGCCTGGCTCGACGGCGATTTCGAGCGCGCGGTGCGCTGCTATGGCGACATCGTGATCGATTATCCACGCGACCTGCTGGCGCTGCAGACCGCGCACCTGGGCGACTTCCTGCTGGGCCAGTCGACCATGCTGCGCGACCGCGTGGCGCAGGCGCTGCCGCACTGGGATGCCGCCATGCCGGGCTACGGCTACGTGCTCGGCATGCACGCCTTCGGCCTGGAAGAGACCCAGCTCTACGAGCGCGCCGAGGAGGCCGGACGGCGCGCGCTGGAATGCCAGCCGCGCGACCCGTGGGCCGTGCACGCGGTCGCGCACGTGATGGAGATGCAGGGCCGGACCGACGACGGCATTGCCTGGCTGGAAGGCCGGCGCCAGGACTGGGCCGACGACAACATGCTGGCGGTGCATAACTGGTGGCACCTGGCGCTGTTTCTGCTGGAACAGGACCGGACCGACGAGGTGCTGGCGCTGTACGACCGCGCCATCAGCCGGCCCGCGCCGGCGATCGCGCTGGACCTGGTCGACGCTTCCGCGCTGCTGTGGCGGCTGCACCTGCGCGGCGTCGACGTGGGCCGGCGTTGGCATGCGGTGGCCGATGACTGGCTCGGCCGGGGTGCGGCCGGCTATTACGCCTTCAACGACGTGCATGCGGTAATGGCCAGCCTGGGTGCGCAGCGCCCCGCCGCGGCCGACCAGGTGCGCGCAGCGCTGGAGCGGGCCGCGCTGGGCAACGGCACCAACGCGATGATGTCGCGCGAGGTGGGGCTGCCGGTGGCCGATGCGCTGATCGCGTTCGCGCAGGGCGATTACGCCGCCGCCATCGAGCTGCTGATGCCGGTGCGCCTGGTGGCCCACCGCTTCGGCGGCAGCCACGCGCAGCGCGACGTGATCGGCCTGACCCTGCTCGAAGCGGCGCTGCGCAGCGGCAGCGGCAACCTGGCGCTCGCGCTGACCGCCGAGCGCGCCGCGCTCAAGCCCGTCAGCGCGAGCCTGCGCCGGCTGGTGCAGCGCGCCGACACCTGCCGCGCGCAACCCTGA
- a CDS encoding FKBP-type peptidyl-prolyl cis-trans isomerase, whose translation MKTLALFLGTLTLAGAACAAGPAASAPAAPAAQAAAPQTLASGMTIQHLNKGTGASPKATDTVQVHYRGTLADGTEFDSSYKRGQPISFPLNRVIPCWTEGVQAMQVGGKARLTCPPGTAYGARGVPGTIPPNATLTFEVVLLGIGS comes from the coding sequence ATGAAAACACTCGCGCTTTTCCTTGGCACCCTGACCCTTGCCGGCGCCGCTTGCGCTGCCGGGCCGGCCGCTTCGGCGCCTGCCGCCCCTGCTGCCCAGGCCGCGGCGCCGCAGACGCTGGCGTCGGGCATGACCATCCAGCACCTGAACAAGGGCACCGGCGCCTCGCCCAAGGCCACCGACACGGTCCAGGTGCACTACCGCGGCACGCTTGCCGACGGCACCGAGTTCGACAGCTCGTACAAGCGCGGCCAGCCGATCTCGTTTCCGCTCAACCGCGTGATCCCGTGCTGGACCGAGGGCGTGCAGGCCATGCAGGTCGGCGGCAAGGCGCGCCTGACTTGCCCGCCGGGCACCGCCTACGGTGCGCGCGGCGTGCCGGGCACGATCCCGCCGAACGCCACGCTGACCTTCGAGGTGGTACTGCTGGGTATCGGCAGCTAA
- a CDS encoding DUF6152 family protein codes for MPSIRALFRPALLRPILGAAALAMAAVPAIAHHGWSTYDETKPMTLTGKIVESHYENPHAHIRIDAGGKRWLAVLAPVSRMEARGATSDKVAVGREVTLVGYASKEKPDELRAERITVDGKTVELR; via the coding sequence ATGCCCAGCATCCGCGCCCTGTTCCGTCCCGCCCTGCTTCGCCCCATCCTGGGCGCCGCCGCCCTCGCCATGGCAGCCGTGCCGGCCATCGCCCACCACGGCTGGTCCACCTATGACGAGACCAAGCCCATGACGCTGACCGGCAAGATCGTCGAAAGCCATTACGAGAACCCGCACGCGCACATCCGCATCGACGCCGGCGGCAAGCGCTGGCTCGCGGTGCTGGCACCCGTGTCGCGCATGGAAGCGCGCGGCGCGACCTCGGACAAGGTCGCGGTGGGCCGCGAGGTCACGCTGGTCGGCTACGCCAGCAAGGAAAAACCGGACGAACTGCGCGCCGAGCGCATCACCGTCGACGGCAAGACGGTCGAGTTGCGCTGA